The Oncorhynchus nerka isolate Pitt River linkage group LG24, Oner_Uvic_2.0, whole genome shotgun sequence genome has a window encoding:
- the LOC115107967 gene encoding serine/threonine-protein phosphatase 2A 56 kDa regulatory subunit gamma isoform-like isoform X3: protein MPVKKDKRQSSSRFSLSNNRELQKLPAFKDVPAAEQEKLFVQKLRQCCVLFDFLSDPLSDLKWKEVKRAALSEMVEYITHNRNVITEPIYPEVVHVFAVNMFRTLPPSSNPTGAEFDPEEDEPTLEAAWPHLQLVYEFFLRFLESPDFQPNVAKKYIDQKFVMQLLDLFDSEDPRERDFLKTTLHRIYGKFLGLRAYIRKQINNIFYSFIYETEHHNGIAELLEILGSIINGFALPLKEEHKIFLLKVLLPLHKVKSLSVYHPQLAYCVVQFLEKDSTLTEPTVMALLKYWPKTHSPKEVMFLNELEEMLDVIEPSEFVKVMEPLFRQLAKCVSSPHFQVAERALYYWNNEYIMSLISDNAARILPIMFPSLYRNSKTHWNKTIHGLIYNALKLFMEMNQKLFDDCTQQFRAEKNKEKAKWKEREEAWVKIENLAKSNPQFLVYVDQSGLGSPMETDGPMIEDFNMLKKTIEEEATQLQRNERKERPLVRRKSELPQDISTVNALETHRRAEDMVTPHDGH, encoded by the exons aTGTCCCTGCGGCGGAGCAGGAAAAGCTGTTTGTCCAGAAGCTGCGTCAGTGCTGTGTCCTCTTTGACTTTTTGTCGGATCCTCTGAGTGACCTGAAATGGAAGGAGGTGAAGCGGGCTGCGCTCAGCGAGATGGTGGAGTACATCACCCACAACAGGAACGTCATCACAGAGCCCATCTACCCAGAGGTGGTGCACGTG TTTGCAGTGAACATGTTCAGGACGTTGCCTCCATCGTCCAACCCCACAGGGGCGGAGTTTGACCCGGAGGAGGATGAGCCCACGCTAGAGGCAGCGTGGccacacctacag CTCGTCTACGAGTTCTTCCTCCGGTTTCTAGAGTCTCCAGACTTTCAACCAAATGTAGCCAAGAAGTATATCGACCAGAAATTTGTAATGCAG CTATTGGACCTGTTTGACAGTGAAGACCCCAGGGAAAGGGACTTTCTAAAGACCACTCTGCATCGCATCTATGGCAAGTTCCTGGGCCTGAGAGCGTACATCAGGAAACAGATAAATAACATATTTTATAG CTTCATTTATGAAACGGAACATCATAATGGAATAGCAGAGTTATTGGAAATATTAGGAAG CATAATCAATGGGTTTGCCTTACCATTGAAAGAGGAGCACAAGATATTCCTGTTGAAGGTGTTGCTGCCTTTACACAAAGTCAAGTCCCTTAGTGTCTATCACCCGCAG CTGGCGTACTGTGTGGTGCAGTTTCTAGAGAAGGACAGCACCCTCACGGAACCG ACAGTGATGGCTCTGTTGAAGTACTGGCCAAAGACCCACAGTCCAAAGGAGGTGATGTTCCTCAACGAGCTGGAGGAGATGTTGGACGTCATCGAACCCTCTGAGTTTGTCAAGGTCATGGAGCCCCTCTTCAGACAGCTGGCCAAGTGTGTGTCCAGCCCACACTTCCAG GTGGCAGAGAGAGCGCTGTACTACTGGAACAACGAGTACATCATGAGTCTGATCAGTGACAATGCCGCCAGAatcctccctatcatgttcccCTCGCTTTACCGCAACTCCAAGACCCACTGGAACAA GACGATCCACGGTCTGATCTACAACGCCCTGAAGCTCTTCATGGAGATGAACCAGAAGCTATTCGACGACTGCACACAGCAGTTCCGAGCAGAGAAGAACAA AGAGAAGGCCAAGTGGAAAGAGCGAGAAGAAGCGTGGGTGAAGATCGAGAATCTGGCCAAGTCCAATCCTCAG TTCCTGGTGTACGTGGACCAGTCAGGCCTGGGTAGTcccatggagacagacggaccaATGATAGAGGACTTCAACATGCTGAAGAAGACTATAGAGGAAGAGGCCACACAG CTCCAGAGGAACGAGCGTAAGGAGCGTCCGCTGGTCAGGAGGAAGTCTGAGCTGCCTCAAGACATTTCCACCGTCAATGCCCTGGAGACACACCGGAGGGCCGAGGACATGGTAACACCACACGACGGCCACTAG
- the LOC115107967 gene encoding serine/threonine-protein phosphatase 2A 56 kDa regulatory subunit gamma isoform-like isoform X1 translates to MLTCTRAASAMVLDSPNSNGPFQPVALMHFRDVPAAEQEKLFVQKLRQCCVLFDFLSDPLSDLKWKEVKRAALSEMVEYITHNRNVITEPIYPEVVHVFAVNMFRTLPPSSNPTGAEFDPEEDEPTLEAAWPHLQLVYEFFLRFLESPDFQPNVAKKYIDQKFVMQLLDLFDSEDPRERDFLKTTLHRIYGKFLGLRAYIRKQINNIFYSFIYETEHHNGIAELLEILGSIINGFALPLKEEHKIFLLKVLLPLHKVKSLSVYHPQLAYCVVQFLEKDSTLTEPTVMALLKYWPKTHSPKEVMFLNELEEMLDVIEPSEFVKVMEPLFRQLAKCVSSPHFQVCYVVCSSVVRCVRVLVVMCAKTLPDQGFLMCQVAERALYYWNNEYIMSLISDNAARILPIMFPSLYRNSKTHWNKTIHGLIYNALKLFMEMNQKLFDDCTQQFRAEKNKEKAKWKEREEAWVKIENLAKSNPQFLVYVDQSGLGSPMETDGPMIEDFNMLKKTIEEEATQLQRNERKERPLVRRKSELPQDISTVNALETHRRAEDMVTPHDGH, encoded by the exons aTGTCCCTGCGGCGGAGCAGGAAAAGCTGTTTGTCCAGAAGCTGCGTCAGTGCTGTGTCCTCTTTGACTTTTTGTCGGATCCTCTGAGTGACCTGAAATGGAAGGAGGTGAAGCGGGCTGCGCTCAGCGAGATGGTGGAGTACATCACCCACAACAGGAACGTCATCACAGAGCCCATCTACCCAGAGGTGGTGCACGTG TTTGCAGTGAACATGTTCAGGACGTTGCCTCCATCGTCCAACCCCACAGGGGCGGAGTTTGACCCGGAGGAGGATGAGCCCACGCTAGAGGCAGCGTGGccacacctacag CTCGTCTACGAGTTCTTCCTCCGGTTTCTAGAGTCTCCAGACTTTCAACCAAATGTAGCCAAGAAGTATATCGACCAGAAATTTGTAATGCAG CTATTGGACCTGTTTGACAGTGAAGACCCCAGGGAAAGGGACTTTCTAAAGACCACTCTGCATCGCATCTATGGCAAGTTCCTGGGCCTGAGAGCGTACATCAGGAAACAGATAAATAACATATTTTATAG CTTCATTTATGAAACGGAACATCATAATGGAATAGCAGAGTTATTGGAAATATTAGGAAG CATAATCAATGGGTTTGCCTTACCATTGAAAGAGGAGCACAAGATATTCCTGTTGAAGGTGTTGCTGCCTTTACACAAAGTCAAGTCCCTTAGTGTCTATCACCCGCAG CTGGCGTACTGTGTGGTGCAGTTTCTAGAGAAGGACAGCACCCTCACGGAACCG ACAGTGATGGCTCTGTTGAAGTACTGGCCAAAGACCCACAGTCCAAAGGAGGTGATGTTCCTCAACGAGCTGGAGGAGATGTTGGACGTCATCGAACCCTCTGAGTTTGTCAAGGTCATGGAGCCCCTCTTCAGACAGCTGGCCAAGTGTGTGTCCAGCCCACACTTCCAGGTGTGTTATGTTGTTTGCTCAAGTGTTGTGCGTTGCGTGCGTGTGTTAGTGGTTATGTGTGCTAAGACGTTACCTGACCAAGGATTCCTCATGTGTCAGGTGGCAGAGAGAGCGCTGTACTACTGGAACAACGAGTACATCATGAGTCTGATCAGTGACAATGCCGCCAGAatcctccctatcatgttcccCTCGCTTTACCGCAACTCCAAGACCCACTGGAACAA GACGATCCACGGTCTGATCTACAACGCCCTGAAGCTCTTCATGGAGATGAACCAGAAGCTATTCGACGACTGCACACAGCAGTTCCGAGCAGAGAAGAACAA AGAGAAGGCCAAGTGGAAAGAGCGAGAAGAAGCGTGGGTGAAGATCGAGAATCTGGCCAAGTCCAATCCTCAG TTCCTGGTGTACGTGGACCAGTCAGGCCTGGGTAGTcccatggagacagacggaccaATGATAGAGGACTTCAACATGCTGAAGAAGACTATAGAGGAAGAGGCCACACAG CTCCAGAGGAACGAGCGTAAGGAGCGTCCGCTGGTCAGGAGGAAGTCTGAGCTGCCTCAAGACATTTCCACCGTCAATGCCCTGGAGACACACCGGAGGGCCGAGGACATGGTAACACCACACGACGGCCACTAG
- the LOC115107967 gene encoding serine/threonine-protein phosphatase 2A 56 kDa regulatory subunit gamma isoform-like isoform X2, producing the protein MLTCTRAASAMVLDSPNSNGPFQPVALMHFRDVPAAEQEKLFVQKLRQCCVLFDFLSDPLSDLKWKEVKRAALSEMVEYITHNRNVITEPIYPEVVHVFAVNMFRTLPPSSNPTGAEFDPEEDEPTLEAAWPHLQLVYEFFLRFLESPDFQPNVAKKYIDQKFVMQLLDLFDSEDPRERDFLKTTLHRIYGKFLGLRAYIRKQINNIFYSFIYETEHHNGIAELLEILGSIINGFALPLKEEHKIFLLKVLLPLHKVKSLSVYHPQLAYCVVQFLEKDSTLTEPTVMALLKYWPKTHSPKEVMFLNELEEMLDVIEPSEFVKVMEPLFRQLAKCVSSPHFQVAERALYYWNNEYIMSLISDNAARILPIMFPSLYRNSKTHWNKTIHGLIYNALKLFMEMNQKLFDDCTQQFRAEKNKEKAKWKEREEAWVKIENLAKSNPQFLVYVDQSGLGSPMETDGPMIEDFNMLKKTIEEEATQLQRNERKERPLVRRKSELPQDISTVNALETHRRAEDMVTPHDGH; encoded by the exons aTGTCCCTGCGGCGGAGCAGGAAAAGCTGTTTGTCCAGAAGCTGCGTCAGTGCTGTGTCCTCTTTGACTTTTTGTCGGATCCTCTGAGTGACCTGAAATGGAAGGAGGTGAAGCGGGCTGCGCTCAGCGAGATGGTGGAGTACATCACCCACAACAGGAACGTCATCACAGAGCCCATCTACCCAGAGGTGGTGCACGTG TTTGCAGTGAACATGTTCAGGACGTTGCCTCCATCGTCCAACCCCACAGGGGCGGAGTTTGACCCGGAGGAGGATGAGCCCACGCTAGAGGCAGCGTGGccacacctacag CTCGTCTACGAGTTCTTCCTCCGGTTTCTAGAGTCTCCAGACTTTCAACCAAATGTAGCCAAGAAGTATATCGACCAGAAATTTGTAATGCAG CTATTGGACCTGTTTGACAGTGAAGACCCCAGGGAAAGGGACTTTCTAAAGACCACTCTGCATCGCATCTATGGCAAGTTCCTGGGCCTGAGAGCGTACATCAGGAAACAGATAAATAACATATTTTATAG CTTCATTTATGAAACGGAACATCATAATGGAATAGCAGAGTTATTGGAAATATTAGGAAG CATAATCAATGGGTTTGCCTTACCATTGAAAGAGGAGCACAAGATATTCCTGTTGAAGGTGTTGCTGCCTTTACACAAAGTCAAGTCCCTTAGTGTCTATCACCCGCAG CTGGCGTACTGTGTGGTGCAGTTTCTAGAGAAGGACAGCACCCTCACGGAACCG ACAGTGATGGCTCTGTTGAAGTACTGGCCAAAGACCCACAGTCCAAAGGAGGTGATGTTCCTCAACGAGCTGGAGGAGATGTTGGACGTCATCGAACCCTCTGAGTTTGTCAAGGTCATGGAGCCCCTCTTCAGACAGCTGGCCAAGTGTGTGTCCAGCCCACACTTCCAG GTGGCAGAGAGAGCGCTGTACTACTGGAACAACGAGTACATCATGAGTCTGATCAGTGACAATGCCGCCAGAatcctccctatcatgttcccCTCGCTTTACCGCAACTCCAAGACCCACTGGAACAA GACGATCCACGGTCTGATCTACAACGCCCTGAAGCTCTTCATGGAGATGAACCAGAAGCTATTCGACGACTGCACACAGCAGTTCCGAGCAGAGAAGAACAA AGAGAAGGCCAAGTGGAAAGAGCGAGAAGAAGCGTGGGTGAAGATCGAGAATCTGGCCAAGTCCAATCCTCAG TTCCTGGTGTACGTGGACCAGTCAGGCCTGGGTAGTcccatggagacagacggaccaATGATAGAGGACTTCAACATGCTGAAGAAGACTATAGAGGAAGAGGCCACACAG CTCCAGAGGAACGAGCGTAAGGAGCGTCCGCTGGTCAGGAGGAAGTCTGAGCTGCCTCAAGACATTTCCACCGTCAATGCCCTGGAGACACACCGGAGGGCCGAGGACATGGTAACACCACACGACGGCCACTAG